Proteins from a genomic interval of Pseudodesulfovibrio nedwellii:
- the hisH gene encoding imidazole glycerol phosphate synthase subunit HisH, with protein MNNTDVAIIDYGLGNLFSIKHACEHVGLSVLITNQSDEILTAKSVILPGVGAFGDAMNALNKLDLVAPIKDVAAKGTPLLGICLGQQLLYSESEEFGSHKGLDLIPGTVQYFSVQKIDNITLKVPQVGWNTIDSTKDNPNAWDGTLLQGVKPGTDMYFVHSCYVIPDDENTVLTTTTYGTIKFSSGSRLNNITAFQFHPERSGIDGLVVYKNFSQLIRSSEAQ; from the coding sequence ATGAATAATACCGATGTCGCTATCATCGATTACGGTCTTGGCAACTTATTTTCCATCAAACATGCCTGTGAACACGTCGGATTGTCTGTTTTGATTACAAATCAATCCGATGAAATACTGACTGCTAAATCAGTCATTCTGCCAGGTGTAGGTGCTTTTGGTGATGCCATGAACGCGCTTAACAAGCTCGACCTAGTCGCTCCCATAAAAGACGTAGCTGCCAAAGGCACCCCTTTGCTCGGTATCTGCCTTGGACAGCAACTTCTATACTCTGAAAGCGAAGAGTTCGGTTCCCACAAAGGACTTGACTTGATTCCCGGCACAGTACAATATTTTTCGGTTCAAAAAATCGACAATATAACGTTGAAAGTTCCCCAAGTAGGCTGGAATACCATTGATTCCACCAAAGATAACCCTAATGCGTGGGACGGGACACTTTTGCAAGGTGTAAAGCCCGGAACTGACATGTATTTCGTTCATTCCTGCTATGTTATACCCGACGATGAAAACACTGTACTGACAACAACCACATACGGTACTATCAAATTTTCTTCCGGCAGCCGTCTCAATAACATCACCGCTTTCCAGTTCCATCCGGAACGAAGCGGCATAGATGGACTTGTCGTCTATAAAAATTTCTCTCAACTCATACGCTCTTCGGAGGCACAATAA
- a CDS encoding N-acetyl sugar amidotransferase has product MTQSKTLFGLPEKVRFCKKCVMSNQRPCSYPEFKHTKDRITPTLHIDDDGLCDACRYNEQKKDDIDWKAREEQLMQLCDKHRRNDGGYDCIVPGSGGKDSCLAAHTLKYEYGMNPLTVTWPPIMYTEYGYKNFRNWIEIGGFDNITFNQNGRAHKLLTKLAIENLFHPFQTFILGQKNLAPKIALEYNIPLIFYGEPEAEYGNPIAETSSSLRDKSYYSMKNIDDLYLGGISIKKLMEVHGLRLNELSTYFPADAERLEKSKIEVHYLGYYVPWTPQEAYYYAVENTGFEARPFRTQGTYSKYNSIDDKIDDLHYYTTYIKFGIGRTTYDASQEIRNKHLTREEGVALVHKYDGEFPNIYFDDIMEYLGITSERFQELTDQNRSPHLWEKVNGEWKLKHRVENL; this is encoded by the coding sequence ATGACGCAATCAAAAACCTTGTTCGGCTTACCTGAAAAAGTCCGCTTCTGTAAAAAGTGTGTCATGTCCAACCAACGCCCGTGCTCATATCCTGAATTCAAGCACACTAAAGATCGGATAACGCCGACTCTACATATTGATGATGATGGCTTATGTGATGCCTGTCGTTACAATGAGCAAAAGAAAGACGACATCGACTGGAAAGCCCGTGAGGAACAACTCATGCAGCTATGTGATAAACACCGCCGTAACGATGGAGGTTATGACTGCATAGTTCCTGGCAGTGGAGGCAAAGACAGCTGTCTGGCTGCGCATACGTTAAAATACGAGTATGGCATGAATCCACTCACCGTGACATGGCCACCGATAATGTATACCGAATACGGATACAAAAATTTTCGGAATTGGATTGAAATCGGAGGTTTTGACAACATCACTTTCAACCAAAATGGCCGTGCGCACAAACTCTTGACCAAACTGGCCATCGAAAACCTCTTCCATCCGTTCCAGACATTCATTCTCGGGCAAAAAAATCTCGCTCCCAAGATCGCACTGGAATATAATATTCCCCTCATCTTCTACGGAGAACCCGAAGCTGAATATGGCAACCCCATTGCCGAAACGTCATCTTCACTGCGAGACAAGTCCTATTACAGCATGAAGAACATTGATGATCTCTACCTCGGTGGAATTTCCATCAAAAAACTCATGGAAGTACACGGCCTGCGTCTCAACGAGTTATCAACTTACTTCCCAGCAGATGCCGAACGCCTGGAAAAATCAAAAATCGAAGTGCATTACCTAGGATATTATGTCCCTTGGACTCCCCAGGAAGCATACTACTACGCCGTGGAAAACACCGGTTTTGAAGCACGTCCCTTCCGCACACAAGGTACGTATAGCAAATACAACAGCATCGACGACAAAATCGACGATCTGCACTATTATACCACGTACATCAAATTCGGCATTGGTCGTACCACTTATGACGCCTCTCAGGAGATCAGAAATAAGCACCTGACCCGCGAGGAAGGCGTGGCTTTGGTCCACAAATATGATGGGGAATTTCCCAATATTTATTTTGATGACATTATGGAATATTTAGGAATCACATCCGAACGATTCCAAGAATTGACTGATCAAAATCGTTCCCCGCACCTTTGGGAAAAAGTGAATGGTGAATGGAAACTCAAGCACAGGGTAGAAAATTTGTAA
- a CDS encoding surface carbohydrate biosynthesis protein, with translation MLCAFQLEIIIRELDGVLYQALHLANKGLPTLVGDHMVNKYIRSSNQPLIYFDSDQHEPTNRHVLNNGGIVLNLNSEGQGFIDDPPEMQRNFANVIETSTKICQWGKEQANILNRLIPESRLDDIPITGHPSFDLVSPQFTKYFSNQEIVREHGDDYILINTSFGMFNHEMGFDYYVKMLSKMDEWKVYGDSEHIAHLKKRCEHQEKTALAMIDMARKIAEAYPKRHVIIRPHPAEKSSFYTQKTSDLPNIFVTKKGTAREWIASAAVVIHHDCTTGLEATLMGKLVLQFAPYKDSVGAAILMASIGQRTTTAEEALARIEQGTMPEKTLAPLLERLAPYLENINQNAANTIANLAASYTDHTAWVPAPLSLWNNLKCWRKYVSKLLRAKQPGRNGRKVRYALNKFSRLKQETILEKINKIREIEPNLPEVSVTQLCLNTFLIGPPQKKEPTFPRPSCHPDGS, from the coding sequence ATGCTGTGCGCTTTTCAACTCGAAATCATAATACGTGAACTCGACGGAGTACTCTATCAGGCCCTGCATCTTGCAAACAAAGGATTGCCCACGCTCGTGGGCGATCATATGGTCAACAAATATATCCGTTCATCAAATCAACCGCTTATCTATTTTGACAGTGATCAACACGAACCAACGAATAGACACGTTCTAAATAATGGTGGTATTGTGCTGAACCTAAATTCCGAAGGACAAGGTTTTATTGACGATCCGCCAGAAATGCAACGCAATTTTGCCAACGTTATCGAAACCTCGACCAAGATATGCCAATGGGGCAAAGAACAAGCCAATATATTGAACAGACTGATTCCTGAATCTCGATTGGATGATATCCCGATAACAGGTCATCCTTCCTTTGATTTAGTCTCGCCCCAATTCACAAAATACTTTTCTAACCAAGAGATAGTCCGCGAACACGGCGATGATTACATTCTCATCAATACAAGTTTCGGCATGTTCAATCATGAAATGGGATTTGACTACTATGTCAAAATGCTCAGTAAGATGGATGAATGGAAAGTGTATGGTGACTCAGAGCATATTGCACACCTAAAAAAACGGTGCGAGCATCAAGAAAAAACAGCTCTGGCAATGATCGATATGGCTCGAAAAATTGCAGAGGCATATCCGAAACGGCATGTCATAATCCGACCACATCCTGCTGAAAAATCTTCATTTTACACACAAAAAACATCTGACCTGCCAAATATTTTCGTCACCAAAAAAGGCACAGCCAGAGAATGGATCGCTTCTGCGGCAGTCGTCATTCATCACGATTGCACGACTGGCTTGGAAGCGACACTCATGGGCAAGCTCGTATTACAATTTGCACCCTATAAAGACTCCGTCGGCGCTGCCATACTGATGGCTTCTATAGGTCAGCGGACCACAACAGCAGAAGAAGCTCTCGCGCGCATTGAGCAAGGGACCATGCCTGAAAAAACTTTAGCCCCGCTTCTTGAACGACTTGCACCGTACCTAGAAAATATTAACCAGAATGCAGCAAATACAATCGCCAACTTGGCGGCCAGCTATACTGATCACACAGCATGGGTTCCAGCCCCACTCAGTCTTTGGAACAACCTGAAATGTTGGCGAAAATATGTCAGCAAATTGCTCAGAGCTAAACAGCCAGGGAGAAACGGCAGAAAAGTTCGCTACGCGCTCAATAAATTTTCACGACTAAAGCAAGAGACTATTCTAGAAAAAATAAATAAAATTCGCGAAATCGAACCCAATCTCCCAGAAGTTTCAGTCACACAACTCTGTCTGAATACTTTCCTGATTGGCCCCCCCCAAAAAAAAGAGCCTACTTTTCCTCGTCCTTCTTGTCATCCTGACGGTTCTTGA
- a CDS encoding FeoB-associated Cys-rich membrane protein codes for MIDTILVVCIVSIAGIFVARKLFKQFTSKQPSCNCTGCGHSGSCSGIQDSPNNDSCPGAQ; via the coding sequence ATGATCGATACCATACTTGTCGTTTGCATTGTTTCTATTGCTGGGATATTCGTTGCCCGCAAGCTCTTCAAGCAATTCACGTCAAAACAGCCTTCTTGCAACTGTACAGGTTGCGGACACTCCGGTTCATGCTCAGGCATTCAGGACAGTCCGAACAATGACAGTTGCCCAGGTGCGCAATAA
- a CDS encoding FeoA family protein yields MSQDFCLRKAKVNQKLKIKTVAAEGELGRRIRDMGLISGTEVHVIGKAPLKDPVALRLKDFTLTLRNSEADHITVTLLED; encoded by the coding sequence ATGTCTCAAGATTTTTGTTTAAGAAAAGCCAAGGTCAACCAGAAGCTCAAGATTAAAACTGTTGCTGCCGAAGGAGAACTCGGTAGAAGAATCCGTGATATGGGCCTTATCTCTGGCACAGAAGTTCATGTTATCGGCAAGGCCCCACTCAAAGACCCTGTCGCCCTGCGCCTCAAAGATTTCACGCTCACCTTGCGCAACAGCGAAGCAGATCACATCACCGTCACCCTGTTGGAGGATTAA
- the feoB gene encoding ferrous iron transport protein B, giving the protein MAEYTIGIAGNPNCGKTTMFNSLTGARQHVANWPGVTVEKKVGHIQTNGDSIVMVDLPGTYSLTAYTQEELVARNFLVDERPEVVIDIMNADALERNLYLAVQIMELGVPLVLGLNMMDEVRSSGKQIDSERLSKLSGCTVVETVARNDLGTQALLKATLKLAKEQNDTWKPLNISYGPDLDPVLDDMVKLIEAENFLTEKVPARWTGIKYLERDEDVVIKGRMTNTALSDKLEAMAREVADHTEKTLKARPDALIADHRYGFIAGMIKDVVSYPVLDEDRISRSDQMDKVLTHRFLGPAIMLAIVYLIYKITFTVGEIPMGWLEMLFGWMGDTAYNALPDGHLRSLVVSGIIDGVGGVLGFVPLIMFMFLMISALEDSGYIARMAYMLDRIFKIFGLHGTSVLPFIVSGGIAGGCAVPGVMAARTLRSPKEKLATLFVAPYMTCGAKVPVFLMLAAAFFPQNAATVMLMITLCAWAMALIVARVLRSTVIRGASTPFVMELPPYRMPTMRGVLIHTWERTWEYAKKAGTVILGISILLWAMMTFPQMPEERLAQYESMRSAVQTEKAITQIDNAESEEAIRHTYAGRIGTALEPISKLAGFNWRVNIALTGGFAAKEVIVSTLGTAYSLGEVDAEEAQPLSDRLVADPLFTKASALALIIFTMLYAPCFVTVVTMARESSWKWAAFSVVGSTTLAFGMAVIVYQIAKTFV; this is encoded by the coding sequence ATGGCAGAATATACCATTGGTATCGCAGGCAATCCCAACTGCGGCAAAACCACTATGTTCAACTCCTTGACCGGAGCACGACAGCATGTTGCCAACTGGCCCGGCGTGACCGTCGAAAAAAAAGTCGGCCACATCCAAACCAACGGCGACTCCATTGTCATGGTAGACTTGCCAGGCACCTATTCGCTGACAGCATACACGCAAGAAGAACTGGTTGCCCGTAACTTCCTCGTGGATGAACGACCGGAAGTCGTCATCGACATCATGAATGCCGATGCTCTTGAACGGAACCTATATCTTGCTGTCCAAATCATGGAATTGGGTGTTCCGCTTGTACTCGGCCTCAACATGATGGATGAAGTTCGCAGCAGCGGTAAACAGATCGACAGTGAACGACTTTCCAAGCTCTCGGGTTGCACAGTGGTGGAAACCGTAGCCAGAAACGATCTAGGTACACAGGCCCTCCTGAAAGCGACTCTGAAGCTTGCCAAAGAACAAAATGACACATGGAAACCGTTAAATATTTCCTACGGGCCAGATCTTGACCCTGTTTTAGATGATATGGTCAAACTCATCGAAGCTGAGAACTTCCTTACCGAAAAAGTCCCAGCCCGTTGGACCGGCATCAAATATCTTGAACGCGACGAAGACGTGGTCATCAAGGGTCGCATGACCAACACAGCCTTGTCCGACAAACTCGAAGCTATGGCTCGCGAAGTGGCCGATCACACAGAAAAGACCCTCAAAGCCCGACCGGATGCACTCATCGCCGACCATCGCTATGGATTCATCGCAGGCATGATCAAAGACGTTGTATCTTACCCCGTCCTTGACGAGGATCGCATCAGCCGTTCTGACCAAATGGACAAAGTGCTCACCCACCGCTTCCTCGGTCCGGCTATCATGCTCGCCATCGTCTATCTCATATATAAAATAACGTTCACGGTGGGTGAAATCCCCATGGGCTGGCTAGAAATGCTCTTCGGATGGATGGGAGATACCGCGTACAACGCTTTACCTGACGGCCATCTTCGTTCGCTGGTTGTGTCCGGCATCATCGACGGCGTCGGTGGCGTCCTCGGATTCGTTCCGCTCATCATGTTCATGTTCCTGATGATCTCAGCCTTGGAAGACTCAGGATATATCGCTCGCATGGCCTACATGCTCGACCGTATCTTCAAAATATTCGGTCTGCACGGCACGTCAGTACTGCCCTTCATCGTTTCCGGCGGCATCGCTGGTGGTTGCGCCGTCCCCGGTGTCATGGCCGCCCGTACGCTGAGAAGCCCCAAGGAAAAACTGGCAACCCTGTTCGTAGCTCCTTATATGACATGCGGCGCCAAGGTCCCGGTCTTCCTTATGCTAGCCGCCGCCTTCTTTCCGCAAAACGCTGCCACGGTCATGCTCATGATCACACTGTGCGCTTGGGCAATGGCCCTCATCGTAGCCCGTGTTCTTCGCTCCACTGTCATCAGAGGAGCTTCTACTCCGTTCGTCATGGAACTGCCCCCCTATCGCATGCCCACAATGCGTGGAGTACTTATCCACACCTGGGAACGCACCTGGGAATACGCTAAGAAAGCGGGTACCGTCATTCTCGGCATCTCCATTTTGCTCTGGGCCATGATGACCTTCCCACAGATGCCGGAAGAACGCCTCGCCCAATATGAATCCATGCGCTCAGCCGTTCAAACTGAAAAAGCCATTACACAGATTGACAACGCTGAATCCGAAGAAGCCATCCGTCATACTTATGCAGGCCGCATCGGTACAGCTCTGGAGCCAATATCCAAGCTGGCCGGATTCAACTGGCGTGTTAACATTGCCCTGACCGGCGGTTTTGCAGCCAAAGAAGTCATTGTATCGACTCTGGGAACAGCCTATTCTCTGGGCGAAGTAGATGCAGAAGAAGCTCAGCCTCTGTCTGACAGACTGGTGGCAGATCCTCTGTTCACCAAGGCCTCGGCACTCGCTCTCATTATCTTCACCATGCTTTATGCCCCCTGCTTTGTAACCGTTGTTACCATGGCACGGGAATCAAGCTGGAAATGGGCGGCCTTCAGCGTCGTCGGATCGACAACTCTTGCATTCGGTATGGCGGTCATCGTCTATCAAATTGCCAAAACATTCGTCTAA
- a CDS encoding Rid family detoxifying hydrolase, producing the protein MSDIKLIHTDTAPAAVGPYSQASTANGMLFVSGQLGIIPGEGKLAEGFETQTKQALENMKAILEEAGSSLEKVLAVDVFVMDMGKFADLNAIYSEYFTDHKPARAAIQVAGLPLGGLVELKCIALVD; encoded by the coding sequence ATGTCCGACATTAAACTGATTCACACAGACACAGCCCCGGCCGCCGTCGGCCCTTACTCTCAAGCATCAACGGCCAACGGCATGTTGTTCGTATCCGGCCAGCTCGGTATCATCCCCGGTGAAGGTAAACTGGCGGAAGGATTCGAGACGCAAACAAAACAGGCTCTCGAAAATATGAAAGCCATTTTGGAAGAAGCTGGTTCTTCTTTAGAAAAAGTATTGGCCGTCGATGTATTCGTCATGGATATGGGTAAATTTGCTGACCTGAACGCCATCTACTCCGAATACTTCACCGACCACAAGCCCGCCCGTGCTGCCATTCAGGTTGCAGGCCTGCCGCTGGGTGGTCTGGTTGAACTCAAATGCATCGCTCTCGTAGACTAG
- a CDS encoding 2-amino-3,7-dideoxy-D-threo-hept-6-ulosonate synthase has protein sequence MHLGKAIRMERIMNRNNGRTIVVPLDHGVTVGPIYGLIDLRETVNQVAEGGANAMLMHKGIPRCSHRAGGKDIGLIIHLSASTSLSPHPNAKTLVGTVSDALKLGADAISVHVNLGDETESHMLSDLGALCSEANEWGMPVLAMMYARGHKIENEYDPQVVAHCARVGVELGADIVKVNYTGDPESFKAVVEGCCVPVVIAGGPKLESDRDLVQMVYDSIQAGGSGLSVGRNVFQHKNPAKIVAALNKVVHENWDVDAAMRLL, from the coding sequence ATGCATTTAGGAAAAGCCATTCGTATGGAACGCATCATGAACCGCAACAATGGACGCACTATCGTAGTGCCTTTGGACCACGGTGTAACTGTCGGCCCTATTTACGGACTGATTGACCTGCGTGAAACCGTCAATCAGGTGGCCGAAGGCGGTGCCAACGCCATGCTCATGCACAAGGGGATACCCAGATGCTCCCACCGTGCAGGAGGCAAAGACATCGGCCTGATCATCCACCTGTCCGCGTCAACATCTCTGTCTCCGCACCCCAATGCCAAAACTCTGGTGGGTACCGTTTCAGACGCCCTCAAACTCGGCGCAGATGCCATATCTGTTCACGTCAATCTGGGAGATGAAACCGAATCGCACATGCTGTCCGATCTCGGCGCTCTCTGCTCTGAAGCCAACGAGTGGGGAATGCCAGTCCTCGCCATGATGTACGCACGAGGCCATAAAATTGAAAACGAATATGACCCGCAAGTGGTGGCCCATTGCGCCAGAGTCGGCGTGGAGTTGGGCGCGGATATCGTCAAGGTGAACTACACTGGCGATCCAGAATCCTTCAAGGCCGTGGTGGAAGGATGCTGTGTTCCCGTGGTCATAGCAGGAGGTCCGAAGCTGGAAAGTGACCGGGATCTCGTCCAAATGGTCTATGATTCCATCCAAGCCGGAGGCTCAGGTCTGTCCGTGGGTAGAAATGTCTTCCAGCACAAGAATCCGGCCAAAATTGTGGCCGCACTCAACAAGGTCGTTCATGAAAATTGGGATGTGGATGCAGCCATGAGGCTGCTGTAG
- a CDS encoding Hpt domain-containing protein translates to MPDSPIIELIDPDLEELLPRFFEVSMEDLERMQVALKERDFETLNRLGHTTRGTGCGYGFKGMGEIARAIELAAKACDFEKGREQIGRLFMYLQRVQVEFGK, encoded by the coding sequence ATGCCTGACTCTCCTATTATCGAACTCATTGATCCTGATCTTGAAGAATTGTTGCCTCGTTTTTTCGAAGTTTCAATGGAAGATTTGGAGAGAATGCAGGTTGCCTTGAAAGAAAGAGATTTCGAAACGCTTAACCGATTAGGGCACACCACCAGAGGGACTGGGTGTGGCTATGGTTTCAAGGGAATGGGCGAGATAGCCCGGGCCATTGAACTTGCGGCCAAAGCCTGTGACTTTGAGAAAGGTCGCGAGCAGATCGGTCGACTTTTTATGTACCTTCAACGTGTTCAAGTTGAATTCGGGAAGTAA
- a CDS encoding murein transglycosylase domain-containing protein yields MTRPFILFLCLAIIAGCTRYDAMRIARAAATGNPATAAESLARDKAIGYATNPASIASDIKQFQKIVDDFIYVVTSVWGKDDVRTPRPKEYVKYTQNYLSRASVDFDTGMITVETVDTDNPQMSLHNAIVTTLLTPNDPRAVDLYSAKTVKLGDTPFLLGEVKDNDTKNIRWEWRASRYADVLMGTCLKKRTSEGKIINYVTIPMVKDHLNIRANKYKKQVVSAAKRFDISQNLIYAIMKVESDFNPFAISSAMAIGLMQVVPATAGSDVYHYLNGKNGQPSKQDLLVASTNITYGSAYLHLLGTRFLKDITNPTSREYCIIAGYNGGAGTVLRTFDKDRKNAAQTINRLSPGKVYTTLRTETPYAETRRYLGKVLEAKKQFVNF; encoded by the coding sequence ATGACACGACCTTTTATTCTCTTTCTCTGTCTGGCAATCATAGCCGGATGTACACGATATGATGCCATGCGCATTGCCCGCGCTGCGGCCACTGGCAATCCTGCAACTGCAGCCGAAAGTCTGGCACGAGACAAAGCCATCGGGTACGCCACGAATCCCGCATCTATCGCTTCTGATATTAAACAATTTCAAAAAATCGTCGATGATTTTATTTATGTAGTTACTTCGGTCTGGGGAAAAGATGATGTACGAACACCCCGTCCCAAAGAATACGTCAAATACACTCAAAACTATCTCTCACGCGCCAGTGTTGATTTTGATACCGGCATGATCACCGTAGAGACAGTGGATACAGACAACCCTCAAATGAGCCTACATAACGCCATTGTCACCACCCTTCTCACCCCAAACGACCCTCGAGCAGTAGATCTGTATTCAGCCAAAACAGTCAAACTGGGAGATACTCCGTTTCTGCTGGGAGAAGTCAAAGATAATGATACCAAGAATATTCGATGGGAATGGCGTGCCAGCCGCTATGCCGACGTGCTCATGGGAACCTGTCTAAAAAAACGAACCAGTGAAGGTAAAATCATTAATTACGTAACCATTCCAATGGTCAAAGATCATCTAAATATTCGAGCCAACAAATACAAAAAACAGGTTGTCTCCGCAGCCAAGCGATTCGACATAAGCCAAAATCTCATCTATGCGATCATGAAAGTGGAATCTGATTTCAATCCATTTGCAATCAGTTCAGCCATGGCTATCGGATTGATGCAGGTCGTACCGGCTACGGCAGGAAGCGACGTATACCACTATCTGAACGGCAAAAATGGTCAACCTTCGAAACAGGACTTGCTGGTTGCCTCTACCAACATTACGTACGGCTCCGCCTATCTCCACTTGCTAGGAACACGCTTCCTCAAAGACATAACAAATCCGACCTCACGAGAATACTGCATAATCGCCGGATACAACGGCGGCGCGGGGACAGTACTCAGAACCTTTGACAAAGACAGGAAAAACGCGGCACAAACCATCAACAGGCTGTCACCCGGAAAAGTATACACCACCCTCCGAACAGAGACACCCTATGCGGAAACACGCCGTTACCTTGGCAAAGTACTTGAAGCCAAGAAACAATTCGTCAACTTCTAG
- a CDS encoding glycosyltransferase family 9 protein, with protein sequence MNVLIINLTRFGDLIQTQPVISGFKSRGYRVGVVCLENFVSATTLLDGVDSVFPFPGAGLLSGVDNDWRLAVRDVVEFKRNVLETFRPESIVNLTPSVSSRLLTYDLTQEGAEDVGFTVDEFGFNADTTSWAAFLQMAGAHRGASPFNICDIFRRTAGLDQEGNSLELADPGEEALATADSLLSEIPKGCKGFVALQMGASEDRRRWPVAYFGEIARMLWERDGLVPVLLGTKNEVALGSRFVEHAQCPFINCMGQTSLNELAGVLSRCLMLLTNDTGTMHLAAGLGVPLCSVFLATAQPWDTGPYRAGNICLEPDMECHPCEFGADCPHDEMCRKVVTPEIMYGYAKSLVSANDLQIASGARGWRTRIGHDGFMELESLSGHNITDRAAWIAIQRVYFKSFLDGHDYAEGLGLARTIRPEMRDEISKILTNAVDMLFLLSQQGMLLQKSPRPAAKTKFLTSWQRLQNILSSCQHLNIIALLWLFETQRYGDDLASLLGLAERYRVLLTSLHDEFI encoded by the coding sequence GTGAATGTTCTGATCATCAATTTGACCCGTTTCGGGGACCTCATTCAGACACAGCCTGTGATTTCTGGCTTCAAGAGTCGGGGATATCGGGTGGGCGTGGTTTGTCTGGAAAATTTTGTATCCGCGACAACATTGCTTGACGGTGTCGATAGCGTTTTCCCTTTTCCGGGGGCGGGGTTGTTATCGGGAGTGGATAACGATTGGCGACTGGCGGTCAGGGATGTCGTGGAGTTCAAGCGGAATGTCCTTGAGACATTTCGGCCTGAAAGTATTGTTAACCTGACGCCTTCGGTTTCTTCTCGTCTGCTGACGTATGATCTGACGCAAGAGGGTGCTGAAGATGTGGGGTTCACTGTTGATGAGTTCGGTTTTAATGCAGATACCACTTCCTGGGCAGCATTTCTTCAGATGGCCGGCGCTCACCGGGGTGCCAGTCCGTTTAATATATGTGATATTTTTCGACGTACCGCGGGTCTGGATCAAGAAGGAAATTCTTTGGAATTGGCTGATCCCGGTGAAGAAGCGTTGGCGACAGCTGATAGCCTGTTGAGCGAAATACCGAAGGGTTGCAAAGGGTTTGTGGCCCTGCAAATGGGGGCCAGTGAAGATCGCCGCAGATGGCCCGTGGCATATTTTGGTGAGATTGCAAGGATGCTGTGGGAGCGGGATGGTTTGGTTCCTGTTCTACTTGGTACCAAGAATGAAGTGGCGTTGGGGAGTCGATTTGTCGAGCATGCACAGTGTCCATTCATTAATTGTATGGGACAGACTTCTTTGAATGAGTTGGCCGGTGTACTTTCTCGCTGTTTAATGTTGCTGACCAATGACACCGGAACCATGCATCTTGCCGCAGGCCTTGGGGTGCCGTTGTGCTCCGTGTTTTTGGCTACAGCTCAACCGTGGGATACAGGGCCGTATCGGGCTGGAAACATCTGTTTGGAACCGGATATGGAATGTCATCCCTGCGAATTTGGTGCGGATTGTCCGCATGACGAAATGTGCCGTAAGGTTGTGACACCAGAAATTATGTATGGATATGCAAAATCCTTGGTGTCAGCCAATGATCTTCAGATCGCTTCTGGAGCGAGAGGGTGGCGTACTCGTATTGGGCACGATGGATTTATGGAACTTGAATCATTATCGGGACATAACATTACGGACAGAGCTGCATGGATTGCCATCCAGCGGGTGTATTTTAAGAGCTTTTTGGATGGACACGATTATGCGGAAGGTCTAGGACTTGCCAGGACAATTCGTCCTGAAATGCGAGATGAGATATCCAAAATTTTGACGAATGCAGTGGACATGCTTTTCCTGCTCTCTCAGCAGGGGATGCTGTTGCAGAAAAGTCCACGCCCTGCGGCCAAAACCAAGTTTCTGACATCGTGGCAACGGTTGCAAAATATTCTCTCTTCTTGTCAACATCTCAATATAATTGCTTTATTATGGCTATTTGAGACGCAGAGATATGGTGATGACCTTGCTTCTCTTCTCGGTTTAGCTGAACGCTACCGAGTCCTTCTGACTTCTTTGCACGATGAATTTATTTAG